The SAR324 cluster bacterium DNA window AGCGATGCTTCACTCTTTCAGTGATCTCATTTACAATAAATTTATAACTGAAAAGAAATATTGTACCTGTTTCCGACATCAGGAAATACATGCCAAAACTTTATGAATATTTGGGTATTATGATTTTGTTTCATTCCAATGAGCATGAACCCATCCATGTACATGGTCGTTATCAAGATCGAGAAAGCAAAGCCGAAATTGTAGTGCAAGAGGGCAAAGTTGTTGACGTGAGAATCGTGACCACAAAATCAAAACCTCTTACTGGTGTTCAACTCAAAGATTTTGAAAAATTAGTCAGGCATTATGCGGATGAAATTGTACAAAGTTGGATCGATTATTTTGTTCTTCACAAACAAATCACGGCCAAACAAATTACCAAGAGGATCAAATGACAACAGTAGCCATTGATTTTATTGAAATCACAGAGGTTGAATATTTGTCAGGTTATAAAATCAAGCTATTATTCAATAATGAAAAACAAAGAATTATTGATTTTGAACCTTTCCTTAGAAGATCTCAGCATCCAGAAATACGTAAATACCTCGACCTCAAACGATTTAAACAATTTACCTTTGAATATGGTCATCTCCATTGGAATGATTACGATTTATCCTTTTCCAATGATGATCTTTATGACAAGCAAATTGGCTAACCAGTCGTTCCAGTCTATTTGTGGGGGCGGTTTTTTCAAAGTTTGGTGCACAATTTCAAGTATTCAGTTTTTTTCAAAGTTCGGCGTTCCTCACAAAAGCCTGAACTCACCGTTGGGCAGAAATCAAAAACATATTGACCGGAAGAATATAATG harbors:
- a CDS encoding DUF4160 domain-containing protein, producing MPKLYEYLGIMILFHSNEHEPIHVHGRYQDRESKAEIVVQEGKVVDVRIVTTKSKPLTGVQLKDFEKLVRHYADEIVQSWIDYFVLHKQITAKQITKRIK
- a CDS encoding DUF2442 domain-containing protein, translated to MTTVAIDFIEITEVEYLSGYKIKLLFNNEKQRIIDFEPFLRRSQHPEIRKYLDLKRFKQFTFEYGHLHWNDYDLSFSNDDLYDKQIG